A window of the Acidimicrobiales bacterium genome harbors these coding sequences:
- a CDS encoding adenylate/guanylate cyclase domain-containing protein gives MDPADMGFQRPITTHRVKRAFGFIDLSGFTHYTVTNGDDRAVEQLSEFRRIVRAAGSATGVRVAKWLGDGAMLVSVDTASLVMAIHRIMRAVRDSDIELPLHAGVSDGNVILFEGDDHIGSAVNLAARLADIAQPGQILARSDLFPGVNRTKAVVGPVEIAGFDGPIEVADLALVPTLVEALNL, from the coding sequence ATGGATCCGGCCGACATGGGCTTCCAACGCCCGATCACGACCCACCGCGTCAAGCGGGCGTTCGGCTTCATCGATCTCTCCGGGTTCACCCACTACACGGTGACCAACGGCGACGACCGCGCCGTCGAGCAGCTGTCGGAGTTTCGGCGCATCGTGCGGGCCGCAGGTTCGGCCACCGGTGTGCGGGTGGCGAAATGGTTGGGCGACGGCGCCATGCTCGTTTCCGTCGACACCGCCAGTCTCGTCATGGCCATCCACCGCATCATGCGGGCCGTTCGTGATTCCGACATCGAGCTGCCGCTCCACGCGGGTGTGTCCGACGGCAACGTCATTCTCTTCGAGGGCGACGATCACATCGGCTCGGCGGTGAACTTGGCTGCCCGGCTGGCCGACATCGCCCAGCCGGGCCAGATCCTCGCCCGCTCCGATCTGTTTCCCGGGGTCAATCGCACCAAGGCCGTCGTCGGACCCGTCGAGATCGCCGGATTCGACGGTCCGATCGAGGTCGCCGACCTCGCCCTGGTGCCGACCCTGGTCGAAGCCCTCAACCTCTGA